The window AAAATAAAGCTCTAAAATCACAGTTGTTTTTAAAGACCAACTTCTTTAATGATACATACCAGTGTTATACTAAGCTTATAAAATAAAGTTGTCTGCATGTAAATACAAGAGGAACATTAAGAAATCAATAGTGATCAGGACAGGGATTTCAATTCCTGTACAAATTTAGAAACTCAAGAAGATAAATTAACATACATGGCTGTGACAATATGAACATAGGTGTAGTCAACGTGATCCATTTATTGAAAAAAGAGGGCAGATCAAAGATTAAGATATTAACAGGAGATTCAGTCTTAAATGGGATGTGAAAAAGCAAACACCACACGTGGCTACTGAGGCATTTTTCTCAAGTATTGGATTCTTTGGGCAAGTTTGGAACACGGATGATTCCCACTCTCACGATACGGAAATGGAGGTATTGACAGCCTTACCCCAGTACCTCGACGTACAACTGGGATAGGACATCCCACTTGTAGTTTGGGGGGGGTTGAAGAGGGCTACAGGTTGTGAGCACATGAAATACAGGGTTTTAAGAGCCTGTTTAGCAGTAGTGAAACTTTTGGTTTTCAACTGTGCCTTCCTAAAACGTCACAGGAGTTGCCAACCATGTTGTCCCACATGTATTGCTTCACAGCTTTATTTCTGCAGTTACAAGCAATTCAAAACTACTGAATGGTTGAGGGCGAGCCTCTGAAATTCTTATCAAAGAGGATCTGTCCATCTTCCCGCAAGACAAACAGTATTGCACTTCAAGGTTATATTAACTGAGTTACAGAATCTCTTTAAGGACTGAAGCATTACTTACGCACATCCATGGCGCTTATGTGGCTGCTTAAAGATAAgcaagagaaattaattttaaattaatactgCAGGGTACTGTGAAGATGACAAAGCATAGGCCCTCTGTGTACTTAGACTTCTAATGCTTAAAAGGTTCTTCCACGACGAggctggctgggcacagcagccccagccctgaccATGCCCTCTCCTGGACTCAGTGGTCCAGGATCCGCAGGTTGCCAGATACGATTTTGTTCTCTAGTagagctccagctgggatgtCAATCCTGTCACCATGGTTTGCAATGATGATGACTGTTCCCTGgggagacagaaaagaaaacaaggttCAGAAACCTGTTACCTGTTGATGTGGAAGGAGGGCATAGGTTGTCTGAAGGAGCAGTCAAGTGTCAGCTGTACCACAGCCAGAGCCTGAATGCTTTTAGTTGTATTGTTTCTGCATACACATTTGGGGGGTCTTTTCCCCCCAGAACAAAGGTTTTAAACAAGCATTACTGGAACCTCTCAAATTACCATGCTAGATCATATTGGCCTACAAGCAGAACTGGTAACTTAGTTGAAGACATGATTGCTCTAAGGGCTCTTGTCTGCTTGCTTTGAAGTGGAAAAATGTTTCCCCCAAGCCGGGGTGTGTCCCAGGAAGGCTCCTATTCCAGCTGAACAGCAaatgtggggacagagggacagctcAGAGCCCACAGCCTGAGCCTGTGCCAGGTGATGCAGCACCACCTTCCACCCCTGGCAGCTGTCAAACTGCCCTACAGAATTGCAGGTGCTGCCAGGACTGGCAAGATCCTATGGAAGAATTTGAGAGAAACAAACTTGCTCAGCTCCAACATTTACTAATAAATTGAGAACCCCAAAGCGATGCAAAAGGGCCTGAAAAGGGGTGCTAAGGCCAGCCTGGGAAGGGAGTTGGGACTGAGCCAAAGGACAGAGGTGGCAGCAGTGTTTGAACAGAGATGTGACATCTGTGGTGCTTTCAAGGTTCATAAATAAACCTCCTCTCAGCCTGGGCCtgcatggagcagcagctctggcagcaatatcctgcACTCCATCACAAGGATCACTGTCCAGCCATGGCCTCTGCCATCTTTGGGCCAGTTACCCAACTCCCAGGAGAGCTCCTATGGACTCTGTGTACAGGCACTGCCTCAGGATCAATTGCCAAGGAGTAGAGATCAGTCATGTTTAttgcagcagcatccccacccCACACTCACCTTTAATGAAACGTTCTTCCCAAATGTAACATCACCTGAAACCGTGAGATGATCCAGCTCCAGCATATCTGGAATACTTTCAAACCTCCGCAGGTAATCTTGAAccttttggaaagagaaaataaaagaaacagtaTTAAAGCCATCTCTGGATTAAGGCAAGCATGGGAGGAGCCTCTTGAATACCTTTCAGGAACCTTCCCATAGCCTACATCTGCATCAATATAAAAGTTGCTATTTTTTAACTGTGATTTCTTTTAGAAACAAGTGTGAGAACAGTAGGGGGGCtgcccaccagggctgggcGAGCTCTGGGGAGCTcacacagccagctcagctgagggctgcaggagcacccaACATGCATGGCAAGTATCTGTATTCTCACAGCCTTCACAAAGAGCAAAAGGGAAggcccaggtgggcacaggtaGATAAAGCAAATCTCACTTTTCACTCAGTTATTGCTATGAGCTGTGTCTTTATTCAGAGCTGAACACCAGTGTTCACCTTTGTGAAGGAGCTTCCCAGTTTGACAAGAGGCACTGTTGGGAATTCGCGCTTCTCGCTCATGGTTAGAGACCCCGCGTTAAGGCTGTACAAATTGGACATCACGAGCAAGAGATCCGAGGTGGTCTTCACAGGCAGGAAACGACTACGAGGGACGTTTATCCCCAGAGAGTTCTCAAAACTCTTGATAGCAGCACCAACTGCGGTCTCCAGCTGGATAACGTTCAAGCCTCCATCCAGAGTCTGGAAGAGAAAACTCATGTGAACATGTGGAGCAGGTCCTGGCACTCAGAACTGGAGCCCAACGTCCCCACCCTGGCTCTgtgaggcagcagtgcctgttAACCACCCAGAAACTAAAAGTTTGTTTGGCTCACTGTCCTCTAAACCCTTGCCAGCTGATTACCTTTGGGTTAACAATGATCTCCATGTCAATGGCGTTCTTCTCTTGCAGCCTTTTAATTGCAGACAGAGCTATCCACAAATTGTTGGTATTGAATATTTTGAACTTCGACACAGACTTGAATTCATCCACGTGTGCTTTAGGGACCTGAGCTATCTCCACCAGCCTCAGCTTGTTCTCGTACTGCGTCAGCGTGCCACCCTGCAAGGGGCAAGTGAGAGGGTTTAAGTCCTGTTCATGAGAAGCCAGAGAAATCCTCCCCTCAATACAGGCAGATGCACTGGTCTGTTGGCATTTGAAGTTGAACCccagagaaaacacatttcttgttttcagtaaCCAGCTACCAGGTTACTAATTATAGAGCATGTTTAAAGTACAGTCAAGACTGTCCAACAATCATATTTCAGCACTCCAAAACAGTTAATTCCTTTAGTAAGGTtgttaagaatatttttcaaatgctgctgtTGTCAAAAATCACCCTCAGCAGTACTTTGTTAGATGATGGAGCAAAAGCTAAATTAAATCTAAGTATTCTTACAGTGCATTGCTGTACTTTTACAGGGCTAAGTCAGAGCTTCCCAAatgaatacagagaaaatacaaatcCTCATTCTCACATATgaaagaagagaagcagagcaCAGTAGCAGGACAAATTACTGCAGGCTACAAGTATTTGATACATGTCATAAACCTCTGAGAAATGGCACTCCTGGACTTTGTACAAAGCCAGGGGCTAGGACAGGAGCAGgtgggcagctgtgccacagagctGCACAATGCAGGGTTGGGAAGTGGCCCAGGCAGTTTTCTGTGAGACACAACGGCTGCATCCCAGCCCTCAATGCCCTTTTCAAGCTTCCAGCTTCAAGCTTCTGCCCCCAGTGTATGTGACAGTTTGGAGAAGGTGCAGAGGTTGTGACCTGCACCCTGCACAAATCCCTCATGCTTCTaggccagcccaggctgtcctcatctgctgctgcctaGAGCACAGATCAAATCTGTTCCATGAATTACAACTTCGTAAACTTGCTGATTTTGTGCATCTCAAATTAGATCTGAGCTGATGTGTTAAATGGTGCCTAAAATAGCTATGAGGAGACTGGGTGTATGCCTGAATCCATGGATTCAGAGGAGGCTGGAGATGGCCACCAACACACTCAGACTCTCACTCATCTCCCTTTACCTTCACATCCGCCCGGGTTTTGTTTGTGACTTCCATGACAAATTCACAGCGTTTTCCATTGGGTGGGTTCATGAGGTGGTTAAGAATGTAAAGGTCCACAGTGGCACCCAAATTATCTATATTGGacacaaaaatatattccttcccctctgcaaTGAGGTTGTCCAGCAGCCCAGAGTTGTAGAAGCTGGCATAGATGTCTCCATGGCCTGGAGGGTACCAGCACTCTGTGTTCTCTCCTGAGTAAGAGACATCCTTGGCTATTGGCAGCAGAGTTTCCTTGTTAATTCTGGGGTACCTGTGAGGACAGTGGGTCTTGTTACATCCTCACCAGCGTCAGActagcataaaataaaaatattacagttaaggtgcagctccctgggctttTGGAGGAGTGCTTTTCCTGGGTATTCTGAACTGAAAGACCCTCCCACATTCTGAGCTGTCACTGAGAAGCTACAGAATGCAATCTACTCAAGGATGTAAAGGCACAGTTCTCAGGCCATGCTGCAAACTAGCTTTCCTCTGACAGGCAGGTCCAAAACACATCAAACACCCCTCCGACCCCAACAGCCACCTGGACTAGAGTTTGTTCTCCATAAGGAACAAACTTGGCTCTCCCTCCAGAGCCCAAGGAGGAATTCAGGAATCAAGGGGCCAGCAGCCAGTACACCACTATTTGTACATTTCTTAGAAACTGGGGCCCACACACCCCCTCTGCCCAATTTTAATACATTGCCCTTGACTCTGCCCAACCCCCTGGTGTTTCAGTCTCAGCACGAGGCCCAAAAGAGACTGAACACAGGTACAGAG of the Camarhynchus parvulus chromosome 3, STF_HiC, whole genome shotgun sequence genome contains:
- the UGP2 gene encoding UTP--glucose-1-phosphate uridylyltransferase isoform X1, with the protein product MSALLKDFSQAMSQAGSSQFQEVIRQELEYSMKVELDKILATAHSNEIEHTKKDLEGFKKLFHRFLQEKGPSVDWGKIQRPPEDSIQPYEKIKARGLPDNIASVLNKLVVVKLNGGLGTSMGCKGPKSLIGVRNENTFLDLTVQQIEHLNKSYNTDVPLVLMNSFNTDDDTKKILQKYSHSRVKIYTFNQSRYPRINKETLLPIAKDVSYSGENTECWYPPGHGDIYASFYNSGLLDNLIAEGKEYIFVSNIDNLGATVDLYILNHLMNPPNGKRCEFVMEVTNKTRADVKGGTLTQYENKLRLVEIAQVPKAHVDEFKSVSKFKIFNTNNLWIALSAIKRLQEKNAIDMEIIVNPKTLDGGLNVIQLETAVGAAIKSFENSLGINVPRSRFLPVKTTSDLLLVMSNLYSLNAGSLTMSEKREFPTVPLVKLGSSFTKVQDYLRRFESIPDMLELDHLTVSGDVTFGKNVSLKGTVIIIANHGDRIDIPAGALLENKIVSGNLRILDH
- the UGP2 gene encoding UTP--glucose-1-phosphate uridylyltransferase isoform X2 gives rise to the protein MSQAGSSQFQEVIRQELEYSMKVELDKILATAHSNEIEHTKKDLEGFKKLFHRFLQEKGPSVDWGKIQRPPEDSIQPYEKIKARGLPDNIASVLNKLVVVKLNGGLGTSMGCKGPKSLIGVRNENTFLDLTVQQIEHLNKSYNTDVPLVLMNSFNTDDDTKKILQKYSHSRVKIYTFNQSRYPRINKETLLPIAKDVSYSGENTECWYPPGHGDIYASFYNSGLLDNLIAEGKEYIFVSNIDNLGATVDLYILNHLMNPPNGKRCEFVMEVTNKTRADVKGGTLTQYENKLRLVEIAQVPKAHVDEFKSVSKFKIFNTNNLWIALSAIKRLQEKNAIDMEIIVNPKTLDGGLNVIQLETAVGAAIKSFENSLGINVPRSRFLPVKTTSDLLLVMSNLYSLNAGSLTMSEKREFPTVPLVKLGSSFTKVQDYLRRFESIPDMLELDHLTVSGDVTFGKNVSLKGTVIIIANHGDRIDIPAGALLENKIVSGNLRILDH